Proteins from one Lachnospiraceae bacterium KGMB03038 genomic window:
- a CDS encoding cytidylate kinase-like family protein, protein MNKIITVGREFGSGGRELGRRLSETLGIAYYDQEIISEIVKRTSLSKEYVQTIEEHRPVISFPIHIGRSFYPAIDPVFEQNMAVYQEQAKVIEEMAAKSDCVIVGRCADYVLREQNPFRLFVYADMESKMKRCRAKGPEDEKLTDRELKQKIQGIDKKRAKYYEFYTGNKWGDKLNFDLCINTTQTQIKEIVPAIAKLLG, encoded by the coding sequence ATGAATAAGATTATTACAGTCGGCAGAGAATTTGGAAGCGGCGGCAGAGAGCTTGGACGGAGATTGTCAGAAACACTGGGGATCGCTTACTATGATCAGGAGATCATAAGCGAGATTGTAAAAAGGACCTCGCTGTCTAAAGAATATGTGCAGACTATCGAAGAGCACCGTCCGGTGATCTCCTTCCCGATCCATATCGGAAGAAGCTTCTATCCGGCGATAGACCCGGTGTTCGAGCAAAATATGGCGGTCTACCAGGAGCAGGCCAAGGTGATCGAAGAAATGGCGGCAAAATCTGACTGTGTGATCGTGGGACGCTGCGCGGATTATGTCCTGAGAGAACAGAATCCGTTCCGTCTGTTTGTCTACGCCGATATGGAGAGCAAGATGAAACGCTGCCGGGCCAAAGGACCGGAGGATGAAAAATTAACGGATAGGGAATTGAAACAGAAGATCCAGGGGATCGATAAGAAACGGGCGAAATACTATGAATTCTATACTGGCAATAAGTGGGGAGACAAGCTGAATTTTGACCTGTGTATTAATACGACCCAGACACAGATCAAAGAAATTGTTCCGGCGATCGCAAAGCTGTTAGGATAG
- a CDS encoding helix-turn-helix transcriptional regulator yields the protein MEERAKKIAKLLKLLANEHRLLILCALLKGRLTVGEIHQYTPNITASALSQHLNQMKMAGILSSEKQGMNVFYWIEDKRVITLIEAIKTEYCQEGEA from the coding sequence ATGGAAGAACGTGCAAAGAAAATTGCAAAACTGCTGAAGCTATTGGCAAATGAACACCGCCTGCTAATCTTATGCGCCCTGCTCAAAGGGCGGCTCACTGTAGGCGAGATCCATCAGTACACGCCGAACATTACTGCCTCAGCTCTGTCTCAGCACCTCAATCAAATGAAGATGGCCGGTATCCTTTCTTCAGAAAAACAGGGAATGAACGTGTTCTACTGGATCGAGGACAAACGGGTGATCACTCTGATCGAAGCTATCAAAACAGAATATTGCCAAGAAGGAGAAGCGTAA